The DNA window GAGCCCAGCAACCTTTGAATGTCGCGATCGAACATCTCGAAGTAGGCCAGCAGGTAATGGGCCAGCGAGATCGGCTGGGCCCGTTGCAAATGGGTGTAGCCGGGCAGGAGGTCGTCGACGTGGCGCTTGGCTTGATCGACCAGGCTGCGCTGGACCTTGAGCAAGGCGCCGACGGTCTGGAATACATGGTCCCGGGTGTAGAGCCGCAAATCGGTGGCGACTTGGTCGTTTCGGGAGCGGGCGGTGTGAAGCTTGGCGCCGGCCGGGCCGATCCGCTCGGTCAGCTTGGATTCGATGTTGAGGTGGACGTCTTCCTTGGCGACATCCCAGCGGAAACGGCCTTGGGCGATATCCCGGTAGATGACTTGGAGTCCGGCGACGATCTTCTTGGCTTCGGCAGCCGTGAGGATCTTGCATTTGGCCAGCATCTTGGCATGGGCGATGCT is part of the bacterium genome and encodes:
- a CDS encoding lyase family protein, whose product is MKNKKLWGGRFKNRTLEEVDAFNASVGFDRKLYPYDIAGSIAHAKMLAKCKILTAAEAKKIVAGLQVIYRDIAQGRFRWDVAKEDVHLNIESKLTERIGPAGAKLHTARSRNDQVATDLRLYTRDHVFQTVGALLKVQRSLVDQAKRHVDDLLPGYTHLQRAQPISLAHYLLAYFEMFDRDIQRLLGS